Proteins co-encoded in one Spirosoma endbachense genomic window:
- a CDS encoding gamma carbonic anhydrase family protein — protein MALIKPVHGIHPTFGDNCWFAENATLVGQITMGRDCTVWYNAVVRGDVNSITFGDRCNVQDGAVIHCTYQRHKTTIGNYVSIAHNAIVHGCTIEDKVLIGMGAIVMDGAVIGTGSIVAAGAIVTQNTIVPPGSIYAGNPARFLKVVSPEQEEIFMRTANNYVMYAGWFK, from the coding sequence ATGGCATTAATAAAACCTGTTCATGGGATTCATCCCACGTTTGGCGACAATTGCTGGTTTGCTGAAAACGCTACCCTTGTTGGCCAGATCACGATGGGCCGCGATTGTACGGTCTGGTATAACGCTGTTGTTCGGGGCGACGTTAATTCGATCACATTTGGCGACCGCTGTAACGTTCAGGATGGAGCGGTAATTCATTGCACGTACCAACGGCATAAGACCACAATCGGCAATTACGTATCGATTGCCCATAATGCGATCGTTCATGGCTGCACCATCGAAGACAAAGTGCTGATTGGAATGGGAGCGATTGTTATGGATGGAGCCGTAATCGGAACAGGAAGCATCGTTGCCGCTGGCGCTATCGTTACCCAAAATACCATAGTACCACCCGGTTCAATTTACGCCGGGAATCCGGCCCGATTCCTGAAAGTAGTTTCGCCCGAACAGGAAGAAATATTCATGCGTACTGCCAACAACTATGTCATGTACGCTGGTTGGTTTAAGTAG
- a CDS encoding alpha-2-macroglobulin family protein, protein MKTRLFRHSRIGGLFLLILTPFLFLLNCSRLSFNEVTVVGRNFGDEVQQTQNLTFSFNKNVGPNAQLDEWDSTQYVRFIPAVRGKFKWTAPNELVFSPAVAFNPATDYRAELTDDILKRSDQKDLKVSGDDIAFHTPYLQLTGTESWWAKSKETGQPVARTRLNFNYPISSAEVSAKVGISSEDKPLTTQVAQSDAPTSVALILANAPAQKNEQPLAIKLDKGIKIPNTAYVSKDVIEETGTLPSRYKIDIVDVQTSFENNHAGAGPQGVVRVITTQELQPGELNRYYTIQPEVETTAELTENGFIIHGNFSETDTYVLTLTDQIRGTLGTKLNEPVTRDLFFGKMPASIQFANKQALYLSSKGAKNIGLAIVNVPKVQIKIAKLYENNILNYLRSDRYEEYAENADGQWKPSGAFNYSDDESGDLSDVLVSKTVETADLPKVRGVSALNLALPDHNKSLGEHPLQEHPLRGVYLVTVGSKDEAYLRASQLVSVSDIGLVARQTKDEVLIWANSIQTAEPLQGVELTLVSSNNQSVYTLKTDGSGFARFEKVAEKAPGFKIALVTAKLEAPDNDDFNFLFLPDTQVETSRFDVEGKRDNESGFDAFVYGDRDIYRPGETIHFNTVIRSQTWASVGEIPVLIRLLMPNGREFRAFRKTTNAQGAVTTDIPLDPAAVTGSYTIEVLNANNVLLTSQAVSVEEFIPDRIKVDVLSDQTSYKSGQTITLSATALNLFGPPASDRAYEMELQLKRKVFAPKGFGDYNFDIPNETTFPKDLRQGRTNANGQATERFPIPALYQAIGVLEGKLFVTVFDENGRPVNRLRRFDVLTQDTFFGVRLPDRYVATNAPVSAELVAVDPTGAIRQSASASVEVIRYDYQTVIEKKNDQIKYTTKRREKSVYSNTLIFKAGKAGFRYVPTTSGEYEIRVRRPGQSDASAISYAATGFYAYGYGSTSASSFEVSQEGQVLMTLDKPVYQTGDKAKVLFKAPFDGKLLVTVERNRVLEHHWLTTTNKSAEWSFSVGAEHLPNVYVTATLIRAIDSGAGTNLPLTVAHGFAPVSVEDMDTKLPVTITAATQSRSKTKQTIKIKTARNAQVTVAVVDEGILQLKNFKTPDPHGFYYQKRALEVGSHDLYALLYPELSLLSSSSVGGDGYDLERRVNPLSNGRVKLVALWSGILETGLDGEAEFTVDIPQFSGDLRVMAVSYKDNAFGSANTNMKVADPIVISTGVPRFLTPGDQVELPVNLSNTTKQPAVVTARLSLTGPLSADSLTTQKLTIQPGRESRTIFRIKATQAIGPGAITVTVNGSGTSMQGETFIEKTDITVRPAASLQKTTLSGAVTGGKTQTLALAGNRFLPGTARTSVTLSRSPVAQYGKELSFLLGYPHGCIEQTISKAFPQIYFADLTKQLGANTYFVRAGDSDLNPSTNVRQAIQKIEGLQAQNGGFSMWSGQTEVDEWATAYAVHFLSEAQEAGYEVRSSVLSSALEHLTNFANNPATENAVSFDEAGGRTVKKVASRTSIYALYALAVAGKPNRSAMNYYKQNAGSLTPDSRYLLASAFFRVGDTRSFTAILPKRFTDNTTERQTGGSYASPLRNLALVLDALVDTDRDNLQVPALARQLSNALRQSSYLNTQEAAFAFLALGKLARQTASSTATATLTAGGKSLGAMTDAFLNIKRVPGNQPLTLNTKGSGNVYYFVQSEGVPENGRITEEDNGLHVRREFLDRDGNPQREIRQNDLVVVKITLASTNGLEVENVVVTDLLPAGLEVENPRLTEQRDMPWIKNPTNLDHFDLRDDRINFYTTASGKERTFYYLARAVSKGRFVLGPVSADAMYNGDYRSYNGAGVLVVN, encoded by the coding sequence ATGAAAACGCGTCTGTTCCGCCATTCTCGCATTGGCGGACTATTCCTGTTAATCCTTACGCCCTTCCTTTTTCTACTGAACTGTTCCCGGCTTTCATTCAATGAAGTAACGGTAGTCGGTCGCAATTTTGGCGACGAAGTACAACAGACACAAAATCTCACCTTCTCGTTTAACAAGAACGTTGGCCCCAACGCACAACTTGACGAATGGGATTCGACCCAGTATGTACGATTCATTCCAGCCGTGCGCGGCAAATTCAAATGGACCGCCCCGAACGAGCTGGTATTTTCTCCGGCGGTCGCCTTTAATCCGGCAACCGACTACCGTGCCGAGCTGACCGATGATATTCTGAAACGGTCTGATCAGAAAGACCTCAAAGTGTCTGGCGATGACATTGCCTTTCACACGCCTTACCTGCAATTGACTGGCACCGAAAGCTGGTGGGCGAAATCGAAGGAAACCGGGCAGCCGGTAGCCAGGACCCGGCTTAACTTCAATTACCCCATCAGTTCGGCTGAGGTATCGGCCAAAGTAGGCATTTCGTCAGAAGACAAACCCTTAACAACACAGGTTGCCCAAAGCGATGCTCCAACTAGTGTAGCCCTAATTCTGGCGAATGCACCCGCGCAAAAGAATGAACAACCGTTGGCGATCAAACTGGATAAAGGGATCAAAATTCCGAACACTGCCTATGTTAGTAAGGACGTGATTGAAGAAACCGGAACGCTCCCATCGCGCTACAAAATCGATATTGTCGATGTACAGACGAGTTTCGAAAACAACCACGCTGGCGCAGGACCACAGGGTGTTGTACGGGTCATTACAACTCAGGAATTACAACCCGGTGAGCTTAATCGATACTACACCATTCAGCCGGAGGTCGAAACAACTGCCGAACTAACTGAAAATGGTTTTATCATTCACGGCAATTTCAGTGAAACCGATACGTATGTGTTAACGCTCACTGATCAGATCCGGGGCACGCTTGGCACGAAGCTTAACGAGCCCGTAACCCGCGATTTGTTTTTCGGAAAAATGCCCGCCAGCATTCAGTTTGCCAACAAACAAGCCTTGTATTTATCGTCGAAAGGGGCCAAAAATATAGGCCTGGCTATTGTCAACGTGCCCAAAGTGCAAATCAAGATCGCGAAGCTCTACGAAAATAATATCCTGAACTACCTCCGCTCAGATCGCTACGAAGAATACGCTGAAAATGCCGATGGTCAATGGAAACCTTCTGGCGCATTCAACTACAGCGATGACGAATCGGGTGACCTGAGCGATGTGCTCGTCAGCAAGACCGTCGAAACGGCCGACCTGCCTAAAGTTCGGGGCGTGTCGGCTCTAAATCTGGCCTTACCCGACCACAATAAAAGCCTCGGCGAGCATCCGCTTCAGGAACATCCACTCCGGGGTGTTTATCTGGTAACGGTTGGCTCTAAAGACGAAGCTTATCTGCGGGCAAGTCAGTTGGTATCGGTGTCGGATATTGGCCTGGTAGCTCGCCAGACCAAAGACGAAGTATTGATCTGGGCCAATTCAATTCAAACGGCCGAACCGTTGCAAGGTGTTGAACTGACGCTGGTTAGCAGTAATAATCAGTCGGTTTATACGCTAAAAACCGATGGCAGCGGATTCGCCCGATTTGAGAAAGTTGCCGAAAAAGCGCCCGGCTTCAAAATCGCATTGGTTACCGCAAAACTGGAGGCTCCCGACAACGACGACTTTAATTTTCTTTTCTTACCTGACACGCAGGTCGAAACATCTCGTTTCGATGTAGAAGGCAAACGTGATAATGAATCAGGATTCGATGCGTTCGTATATGGCGATCGTGATATTTACCGACCCGGCGAAACCATTCACTTCAATACCGTAATCCGGTCGCAGACCTGGGCAAGCGTGGGCGAAATTCCCGTTCTGATTCGTCTCCTGATGCCCAATGGCCGCGAATTCCGGGCGTTCCGCAAAACGACTAATGCGCAGGGAGCTGTAACAACCGACATTCCACTCGACCCGGCCGCCGTCACGGGCAGCTATACGATTGAAGTGCTGAATGCGAACAACGTATTGCTAACCTCACAGGCCGTGAGTGTCGAAGAGTTTATACCCGATCGCATCAAAGTAGATGTTCTGAGCGATCAAACCAGTTATAAATCGGGACAGACGATCACGCTCTCAGCTACTGCGTTGAATCTGTTTGGCCCCCCTGCTTCTGACCGCGCCTATGAAATGGAGTTGCAGCTTAAACGGAAGGTGTTTGCTCCAAAAGGATTTGGCGACTACAATTTCGATATTCCGAACGAAACGACATTTCCGAAAGATCTCCGGCAGGGTCGTACGAATGCCAATGGGCAGGCAACCGAACGATTCCCGATTCCGGCTCTTTATCAGGCCATTGGCGTTCTGGAAGGCAAGTTGTTCGTAACCGTTTTTGACGAAAATGGCCGACCTGTCAATCGGCTTCGGCGCTTCGATGTACTCACTCAGGATACATTCTTTGGGGTCCGATTGCCCGATCGGTATGTCGCAACCAACGCGCCTGTTTCCGCCGAACTGGTTGCCGTCGATCCAACGGGTGCCATCCGACAGTCGGCCTCTGCCAGCGTAGAGGTAATTCGGTACGATTACCAGACGGTCATCGAAAAAAAGAACGATCAGATCAAATACACGACCAAACGGCGCGAGAAATCCGTGTACAGCAATACACTGATTTTCAAAGCGGGTAAAGCTGGCTTCCGGTATGTACCAACGACTTCGGGCGAATACGAAATCCGGGTTCGTCGGCCGGGCCAGTCCGATGCTTCCGCAATAAGTTATGCCGCTACGGGCTTTTATGCTTACGGCTACGGCAGCACGTCGGCTTCGTCGTTTGAAGTAAGTCAGGAAGGACAGGTGCTGATGACGCTGGACAAACCCGTTTACCAGACGGGGGATAAGGCCAAAGTTCTTTTCAAAGCTCCTTTCGATGGTAAACTTCTGGTAACCGTCGAACGAAACCGTGTGCTTGAACATCATTGGCTAACAACAACCAATAAATCAGCAGAGTGGAGTTTTTCGGTCGGGGCCGAGCATCTGCCCAATGTATACGTTACAGCAACACTGATCCGGGCGATTGACTCGGGCGCTGGTACAAACCTGCCTCTGACAGTTGCCCATGGTTTTGCTCCCGTATCGGTTGAAGATATGGATACGAAACTACCCGTCACGATTACCGCAGCCACACAATCGCGCTCGAAAACGAAACAAACGATAAAGATCAAAACTGCCCGGAATGCGCAGGTAACGGTAGCCGTAGTCGACGAAGGGATTCTGCAACTCAAGAATTTTAAAACACCGGACCCCCACGGGTTCTATTACCAGAAACGGGCGCTCGAAGTAGGGAGCCACGACCTGTATGCGCTGCTTTACCCCGAACTCTCGCTTCTTTCGTCGTCCAGTGTCGGGGGCGATGGTTATGATCTTGAACGACGGGTTAATCCACTCAGCAATGGCCGGGTGAAGCTGGTTGCGCTCTGGAGCGGAATTCTGGAAACAGGACTGGATGGAGAAGCTGAGTTTACTGTCGATATTCCCCAATTTTCGGGCGATCTGCGGGTAATGGCGGTATCCTACAAAGACAACGCCTTCGGGTCAGCAAACACCAATATGAAAGTAGCCGATCCAATTGTGATCAGTACTGGCGTACCGCGTTTTCTTACCCCCGGCGATCAGGTCGAACTTCCCGTTAATCTAAGCAACACGACCAAACAACCAGCCGTTGTTACGGCCCGGCTTAGCCTGACAGGCCCCCTCTCAGCCGATAGCCTGACCACGCAGAAACTAACCATTCAGCCCGGCCGCGAAAGTCGTACCATCTTCCGAATTAAGGCAACCCAGGCTATTGGTCCCGGCGCAATTACGGTTACGGTGAATGGCTCCGGCACATCCATGCAGGGTGAAACGTTTATCGAGAAAACGGACATAACCGTTCGCCCGGCGGCTTCGTTGCAGAAAACCACCCTCTCTGGTGCCGTTACTGGCGGGAAAACGCAAACACTGGCATTGGCCGGTAACCGTTTCCTGCCTGGAACAGCCCGAACGAGCGTTACATTGAGTCGGTCACCGGTGGCTCAGTATGGCAAAGAGCTGTCGTTCTTGCTGGGCTACCCCCATGGTTGCATTGAACAGACGATTTCCAAAGCTTTTCCGCAGATCTATTTCGCCGATTTAACCAAACAGCTTGGGGCCAATACGTATTTTGTTCGGGCCGGAGATAGTGACCTGAATCCGTCTACCAATGTTAGGCAAGCCATCCAGAAGATTGAGGGATTACAGGCTCAGAATGGCGGTTTTTCGATGTGGTCTGGTCAAACAGAAGTCGATGAGTGGGCCACAGCCTATGCCGTGCATTTCCTGAGCGAAGCCCAGGAAGCAGGTTATGAGGTTCGGAGTTCGGTACTCAGTTCGGCCCTCGAGCATTTAACCAACTTCGCCAACAACCCCGCGACTGAAAATGCCGTTTCTTTCGATGAGGCTGGTGGACGAACCGTGAAAAAAGTAGCCAGCCGAACCAGTATTTATGCACTCTACGCGCTGGCGGTGGCAGGTAAGCCAAACCGGTCAGCCATGAATTACTACAAACAGAATGCGGGTTCGCTAACACCTGACAGCCGCTACCTGCTGGCGTCGGCATTCTTCCGGGTAGGCGATACGCGCAGCTTTACAGCGATATTACCAAAACGATTCACGGACAACACAACCGAACGGCAAACGGGTGGCAGCTATGCCTCACCCCTGCGGAACCTCGCCCTGGTGCTCGACGCCCTTGTAGACACCGATCGCGACAATTTGCAGGTTCCGGCGCTGGCCCGTCAGCTCTCGAATGCATTGCGCCAGTCGAGTTATCTCAACACGCAGGAAGCAGCCTTCGCTTTTTTAGCACTGGGGAAACTGGCTCGTCAGACGGCCAGCAGCACCGCTACGGCGACTTTAACGGCTGGCGGAAAATCACTCGGTGCGATGACCGATGCATTTCTGAACATTAAACGTGTACCAGGCAATCAACCATTGACTTTAAATACCAAAGGCTCCGGCAATGTGTATTATTTTGTCCAGAGTGAAGGCGTTCCGGAAAATGGCAGGATTACCGAAGAGGATAATGGTCTGCATGTTCGTCGGGAGTTTCTTGATCGCGACGGGAATCCGCAGCGTGAGATTCGGCAGAATGATCTGGTCGTTGTAAAAATCACACTGGCAAGCACCAACGGCTTAGAGGTTGAGAATGTCGTTGTTACCGACTTACTGCCCGCTGGGCTGGAGGTCGAAAATCCACGACTGACCGAACAGCGCGATATGCCCTGGATCAAGAACCCGACCAATCTTGACCATTTCGACTTACGCGACGATCGAATTAATTTCTACACTACGGCCAGCGGCAAGGAACGAACCTTCTATTACCTCGCCCGAGCCGTTTCAAAAGGCCGATTCGTACTAGGCCCTGTTTCAGCCGATGCGATGTATAATGGTGACTACCGAAGCTACAATGGAGCAGGAGTTTTAGTGGTCAATTAA
- a CDS encoding HupE/UreJ family protein: MDDFLIYLRLGFDHITDPSGYDHILFVIALCAVYTLRQWRQVLILVTAFTIGHSITLALATLQLITYKTALIELLIPITIFITAITNFFFQETKSRSLASSNQSGRPWRYALALAFGLIHGMGFSNYLRSLLGREADIVKPLLAFNIGLELGQLVIVSIILAIAYIVLDVFRSSRLRWTLIVSGIVAGMALSLIINNEYLGELLK; encoded by the coding sequence ATGGATGACTTTTTAATTTACCTCCGTCTGGGTTTCGACCACATTACGGACCCCAGTGGTTATGATCACATTTTATTTGTCATTGCCCTTTGCGCCGTTTATACACTCAGGCAGTGGCGGCAAGTTCTGATTTTAGTGACCGCTTTTACAATTGGACACTCGATTACTTTAGCGCTGGCTACACTCCAGCTTATTACCTACAAAACCGCGCTGATCGAATTACTGATCCCGATCACAATTTTTATCACAGCGATAACGAATTTCTTTTTTCAGGAGACGAAATCGCGGTCGCTGGCGTCGTCGAACCAATCAGGCCGGCCCTGGCGCTATGCACTGGCACTGGCATTCGGGCTGATTCACGGCATGGGATTCTCCAATTATCTGCGTAGTCTACTAGGTCGAGAAGCCGATATTGTTAAGCCATTACTAGCCTTTAACATTGGGCTGGAACTTGGGCAACTGGTTATTGTCAGTATCATACTGGCGATTGCCTATATTGTGCTTGACGTGTTCCGAAGCAGCCGACTTCGCTGGACACTCATTGTATCGGGTATAGTGGCCGGAATGGCTTTATCGCTGATTATTAATAACGAGTATTTGGGCGAGTTACTGAAATAA
- a CDS encoding sll1863 family stress response protein: MERKTWVVAAMLAAMTSLSSCASFESWLYGGSKNSRQDMVQRDRTSDTRDSRRRSSDDMDDRSSRNRDDRQDERMSRNDSRNYNSSDSYRNSYRSSDNRDDRPNRVSDSDSYSNRDNDQSYDRRDSYSNDDRDRYSNSRDSYNDRYSNNRSNYDDRDSRDSYGYRSDNNSRNRNDNSRNYDNRDNDQDSRRNDRSGYNDQRYDDRSNRNDDRDSQRDDRDNDRSNNDSDRSNRGGLSNLFDRRDRDDRDNRNDDRDRDSRRDDQRNDDRDSRNSQNSRNDDRDSQRDDRDRRQDTDRGDRNSRNNDKYSDDRKDLSDRISEQMDKLDDQLDDAKAEVKNESRKDRKAREDRINDLEDKRRQLSDSYYKVQRSGEDDFKKVKREANRTVDDIEDAIEKMGDKIDKK; the protein is encoded by the coding sequence ATGGAAAGGAAAACATGGGTTGTAGCGGCTATGCTGGCAGCTATGACAAGTTTGTCGTCCTGCGCTTCGTTTGAAAGCTGGCTCTATGGCGGCTCGAAAAACAGTCGACAGGACATGGTACAACGGGATCGCACGAGTGATACCCGCGACTCGCGAAGACGTTCGTCGGATGATATGGATGACAGATCCAGCCGGAATCGTGACGATAGGCAAGATGAACGCATGAGTCGGAACGATTCGCGCAACTATAACTCGTCTGATTCGTACCGAAACTCGTATCGGTCATCAGATAACCGGGACGACCGGCCCAATCGTGTGTCTGATAGCGATTCCTACAGTAATCGCGACAATGATCAATCGTATGATCGCCGGGATTCCTACAGCAATGATGACCGCGATCGCTACTCCAACTCCAGAGACTCTTATAACGACCGCTACTCCAACAACCGCAGCAACTACGATGATCGGGATTCACGCGACTCGTATGGCTACCGTTCTGACAACAATTCTCGGAATAGAAACGATAACAGCCGCAATTACGACAACCGGGATAATGACCAGGATTCGCGCCGAAACGATCGATCCGGCTACAATGATCAGCGTTATGATGATCGCAGTAACCGCAATGATGACCGGGATTCCCAACGCGACGACCGGGATAATGATCGCTCTAACAACGATAGTGACCGTAGCAATCGGGGTGGCTTAAGCAATCTGTTTGATCGTCGGGATCGGGATGATCGCGACAACCGTAATGATGACCGGGATAGAGATAGCCGTCGCGACGATCAGCGGAACGACGACCGCGATAGCCGAAACAGTCAGAACAGCCGCAATGATGATCGCGATAGTCAACGCGACGATCGCGACCGTCGCCAGGATACGGATCGTGGCGACCGGAATAGCCGAAATAATGATAAATACAGCGATGATCGGAAAGATCTGTCCGACCGTATTTCGGAACAAATGGATAAACTCGACGACCAACTCGATGATGCCAAAGCCGAGGTAAAAAACGAAAGCCGTAAAGATCGAAAAGCACGTGAAGACCGCATCAACGATCTTGAGGATAAACGTCGCCAGTTGTCAGACTCCTATTATAAAGTTCAGCGGTCGGGCGAAGATGATTTCAAAAAAGTGAAGCGCGAAGCCAACCGCACAGTCGACGATATTGAAGATGCCATTGAAAAAATGGGCGATAAGATTGACAAAAAGTAA
- a CDS encoding M1 family metallopeptidase: MQKIILLVTSLTISTWSAQAQAPPPSTQHANTRFEQLGPILPTPNTFRTASGAPGKDYFQNRADYDIKATLDDTNQKITASETITYHNNSTDALPYIWLQVDQNLFKPDATGRTSQTNSISAERGSSFQQLGAMTALNDKDYGQKITSVRDQAGKPIKYTINQTMMRIDLPQPLAPGKSVTFSIDWNFKIVDVKSVGARSGFEFFPKDGNYVYEIAQWFPRLCAYSDVTGWQNKQFLGQGEFTLIFGNYKVALTVPNDHVVGATGELQNPAQILTPTQQKRWNEAKGRGDKPGENPVQIVTQAEAEAAEKAKPGDVKGTKTWIYKADNVRDFAFASSRKFIWDALQPNVEGKRVWAMSLYPKEANPLWGQYSTRLVAHTLRSYSSRTIAYPYPVAYSVHGPVGGMEYPMISFNGARPEPDGTYSEGTKNFLISVVIHEVGHNFFPMIVNSDERQWSWMDEGLNSFLEGLACLEWDADFPAHGIDPQYIVPYMQLDSTQQVSIMSSSDNIPRNTFGPNAYTKPATALNILRETVMGRELFDYAFKEYARRWAFKSPEPADFFRTLEDASGVDLDWFWKGWFFGVQPVDQSLVKVDWFQANSQNPEITKAEARKAAQQRLNTISKQRDALSKDETVVAQDSSMRDFYNRYDPYAVTDEDRKKYQDYLASLSAEERLLAEAGTNFYTLSLKNKGGIPMPVIVRMEFEDGTDSVARFPAEIWRFNDVSIKKVIATPKKVKQWTLDPYYEIADINTEDNTFPPTPQPTRFQLFKQQRQGGGAAGPNPMQQQRQQSPAKQGTGRN, from the coding sequence ATGCAAAAGATAATTTTGCTGGTAACGAGTTTAACCATTTCAACATGGTCTGCTCAAGCTCAGGCGCCACCTCCTTCGACGCAACACGCTAACACGCGCTTTGAGCAGCTTGGCCCGATATTGCCTACGCCCAACACATTCCGAACAGCCTCTGGAGCGCCCGGAAAGGATTATTTTCAAAATCGTGCCGACTATGATATCAAAGCGACTCTCGACGATACCAACCAGAAAATAACCGCTTCCGAAACGATTACTTACCACAATAACTCGACGGATGCGCTTCCCTATATCTGGCTTCAGGTCGATCAGAACCTGTTCAAGCCCGATGCCACCGGCCGAACATCGCAAACCAATAGCATCAGTGCCGAACGTGGATCATCGTTTCAGCAACTGGGTGCAATGACGGCTCTTAATGATAAAGATTATGGCCAGAAAATCACATCTGTCCGCGACCAGGCCGGGAAGCCAATTAAATATACCATTAACCAGACCATGATGCGGATCGATTTACCTCAGCCACTGGCACCGGGGAAATCGGTAACGTTTTCAATCGACTGGAATTTCAAAATTGTTGACGTTAAAAGTGTTGGCGCTCGGTCGGGTTTTGAATTCTTCCCGAAAGATGGCAATTACGTCTATGAAATTGCTCAATGGTTTCCACGGCTGTGTGCTTACAGCGATGTGACTGGCTGGCAAAACAAGCAGTTTCTGGGGCAGGGGGAATTCACGCTGATTTTTGGCAATTATAAAGTCGCGCTGACAGTTCCCAACGACCATGTTGTCGGCGCAACCGGCGAACTTCAGAACCCAGCGCAGATTCTAACACCCACACAGCAAAAACGCTGGAACGAAGCAAAAGGACGGGGTGATAAGCCGGGCGAAAACCCCGTACAGATTGTGACGCAGGCTGAGGCTGAAGCGGCCGAAAAAGCCAAGCCGGGCGATGTTAAAGGGACTAAAACCTGGATTTACAAGGCTGATAACGTCCGCGATTTTGCCTTTGCCAGCAGTCGGAAATTCATCTGGGATGCTCTTCAACCAAACGTGGAAGGGAAACGAGTTTGGGCGATGTCATTATATCCTAAAGAAGCCAACCCACTTTGGGGTCAGTATTCTACCCGACTTGTCGCCCATACTCTCCGCTCCTACTCAAGCCGGACCATCGCCTATCCGTATCCAGTAGCCTACTCCGTTCATGGCCCCGTTGGCGGCATGGAATATCCCATGATTTCGTTCAATGGCGCTCGCCCTGAGCCAGATGGCACGTATTCTGAGGGCACCAAGAATTTCCTCATCTCGGTAGTTATTCACGAAGTTGGCCATAACTTCTTTCCGATGATCGTCAACTCCGATGAACGGCAATGGTCGTGGATGGACGAAGGACTAAACAGTTTTCTGGAGGGGCTAGCCTGTCTGGAATGGGATGCCGATTTCCCTGCACATGGAATCGATCCTCAATACATCGTGCCGTATATGCAGCTCGATTCCACGCAGCAGGTCTCAATCATGAGCAGTTCGGATAACATTCCGAGAAATACGTTCGGACCAAATGCCTATACAAAACCCGCTACGGCACTGAACATCCTTCGGGAGACGGTAATGGGCCGTGAACTCTTTGATTACGCTTTCAAAGAATATGCCCGCCGGTGGGCGTTCAAATCGCCCGAGCCTGCCGATTTCTTCAGAACTCTGGAAGATGCATCGGGCGTTGACCTGGACTGGTTCTGGAAAGGCTGGTTCTTTGGCGTTCAGCCCGTCGATCAGTCGTTGGTAAAAGTTGACTGGTTCCAGGCTAATTCGCAGAATCCGGAAATAACGAAGGCCGAAGCCCGGAAAGCTGCTCAGCAACGATTAAACACGATCAGCAAACAGCGCGACGCGCTAAGCAAGGATGAGACAGTCGTTGCGCAGGACAGCTCCATGCGTGACTTCTACAATCGCTACGACCCCTATGCAGTTACTGATGAAGATCGCAAAAAGTATCAGGATTATCTGGCCTCGCTCTCGGCCGAAGAACGGCTGCTGGCCGAAGCCGGGACAAACTTTTACACACTATCCCTCAAAAATAAAGGCGGCATACCCATGCCGGTCATTGTGCGGATGGAGTTTGAAGACGGAACGGATTCCGTAGCTCGCTTTCCAGCCGAAATCTGGCGCTTCAATGATGTGTCGATTAAAAAAGTAATCGCAACGCCTAAGAAAGTGAAGCAATGGACGCTCGACCCTTATTATGAGATCGCAGACATCAATACTGAAGACAATACGTTCCCGCCAACCCCACAGCCTACACGCTTCCAGTTGTTTAAGCAGCAACGGCAGGGCGGAGGAGCAGCTGGCCCTAATCCAATGCAGCAACAACGTCAACAATCACCGGCCAAGCAAGGAACCGGTCGTAATTAA